The following are from one region of the Apostichopus japonicus isolate 1M-3 chromosome 17, ASM3797524v1, whole genome shotgun sequence genome:
- the LOC139984084 gene encoding uncharacterized protein, giving the protein MNCFFFISDFHKHCRTTVLKRSQTYANYPLSAHYSEAVRCLLEKYPFLGKETIPGARPVEYWRMKLMDKLRNERKHMSVEKKRKSSGVTPAKAEVDAGRGKKGSTK; this is encoded by the exons atgaactgtttctttttcatttcagattttcataaacACTGCAGAACGACAGTCCTGAAAAGGAGCCAAACATACGCAAA CTATCCATTGTCAGCTCACTACTCAGAGGCAGTGAGATGCTTATTGGAGAAGTACCCCTTCCTTGGAAAGGAAACCATCCCTGGAGCCCGTCCAGTA gAATACTGGAGAATGAAGTTAATGGACAAATTGAGGAATGAGAGAAAGCATATGTCAgtggaaaagaagagaaaaagtagTGGAGTGACACCAGCTAAAGCAGAA GTGGATGCAGGAAGAGGCAAGAAGGGCTCGACAAAATGA